One Alkaliphilus sp. B6464 genomic window carries:
- a CDS encoding electron transfer flavoprotein subunit alpha/FixB family protein, with the protein MERAKVNQNINLNDYNDIWVIGEQREGKIHPVTIELIGEAKKLATEINKKVVVVVAGYEIDEEVNKLLYYGVDKVIYISSPLLKNFSTDGYSISISNLILERKPEIVLVGATSIGRDLGPRIAAKVGTGLVADCTMLDIDPEDKKLLQTRPAFGGNLMATIICPINRPQMATVRPGVMKKAAHIDSPTGAVEVVTPAITEADIVAKVVKIMKSSKKTVDLTDAKIIVSGGRGVKGPEGFELIKALAEKLGGEVGASRACVDSGWIDGMHQIGQTGTTVRPEIYFACGISGAIQHLAGMSDSKYIVAINTDPTAPIFNVCDLGIVGDLKEVIPAMIEEIEKNKAFDL; encoded by the coding sequence ATGGAAAGAGCAAAAGTAAATCAGAATATTAATTTAAATGATTATAATGATATTTGGGTAATAGGTGAACAGAGAGAAGGGAAGATTCATCCTGTAACTATTGAATTAATTGGTGAGGCTAAAAAACTTGCAACTGAAATTAATAAAAAGGTAGTAGTTGTTGTTGCAGGTTATGAAATTGATGAGGAAGTAAATAAACTCCTTTATTATGGTGTAGATAAGGTCATATATATATCTAGCCCATTATTAAAGAATTTCTCAACAGATGGATATTCAATTTCAATTTCTAATCTTATTCTTGAGAGAAAACCAGAAATCGTTTTAGTTGGCGCTACATCAATAGGAAGGGACCTAGGGCCTAGAATTGCAGCAAAAGTTGGTACAGGATTAGTTGCTGACTGTACAATGCTTGACATTGATCCAGAAGATAAAAAACTTCTTCAAACAAGACCTGCATTTGGTGGTAACCTTATGGCTACTATTATATGTCCAATAAATAGACCTCAAATGGCTACAGTAAGACCTGGGGTTATGAAAAAAGCAGCACATATAGATAGTCCAACAGGAGCTGTTGAAGTAGTAACTCCTGCTATTACAGAGGCTGATATTGTGGCTAAGGTTGTTAAAATAATGAAGAGTAGTAAAAAAACAGTTGATCTTACAGATGCAAAAATTATTGTATCAGGGGGACGTGGTGTAAAAGGACCTGAAGGTTTTGAACTAATTAAAGCTCTTGCAGAAAAATTAGGTGGAGAAGTTGGAGCATCTAGAGCTTGTGTTGATTCCGGTTGGATTGACGGTATGCATCAAATAGGTCAGACAGGTACAACAGTAAGACCAGAAATTTACTTTGCTTGTGGTATATCTGGTGCTATCCAGCATTTGGCGGGTATGAGTGATTCAAAATACATTGTAGCAATAAATACTGATCCAACAGCTCCGATTTTCAATGTTTGTGATCTTGGTATTGTAGGAGATTTAAAAGAAGTTATTCCAGCTATGATTGAAGAAATTGAAAAGAACAAGGCTTTTGATCTATAA
- a CDS encoding sigma-54 interaction domain-containing protein yields the protein MDNNLDRYKYIFDEILTMTDDGFIVVDREGVVTDINDQYCDFLGTSKENVIGKNIKETISNSKMIDIMQNACREEGAIHKFVDGETKEVDNRFLLVSRSCVFNEKQEVIASVAQVKFRLQTLDCAQKLMKEYSELEFYKEEYNKNSTNQYTFDGMIGSSKKFLGIKKMGMRAAKNSFPVLLTGETGTGKEVFARAIHNGSDRRNKPMVSINCGAIPSELLESELFGYEEGSFTGAKKGGKVGKFLQADGGTIFLDEIGDMPSDMQVKLLRVLQEKEVDKIGGTEPVSVDIRVIAATRQNLVKMVREGKFREDLYYRLNVINIEMVPLRERREDILIFANYFLNKINIEYKTTTTLSKEVKRCFQGYSWPGNIRELDNVIRSSYASCDEFIIQLTDLPAKMVSSHNVNSFSGSGEKMLKNMVDSYECSIIKEVLKKCNWNCQLTANELGIHRSLLYKKMDKFGIKVKKML from the coding sequence ATGGATAATAATTTAGATAGGTACAAATATATATTCGATGAAATACTTACAATGACCGACGATGGGTTTATTGTTGTTGACAGAGAAGGTGTAGTTACAGACATTAATGACCAGTATTGTGATTTTTTAGGTACAAGTAAAGAAAATGTGATAGGTAAAAATATAAAGGAAACTATATCAAACTCGAAAATGATTGATATTATGCAAAATGCTTGCAGAGAAGAAGGAGCTATACACAAGTTTGTAGATGGTGAAACTAAGGAAGTTGACAATAGATTCCTTTTAGTTAGTAGATCTTGCGTTTTCAATGAAAAACAAGAAGTAATTGCTAGTGTAGCTCAGGTGAAGTTTAGATTACAGACCCTTGATTGCGCTCAAAAGTTGATGAAAGAATATTCTGAGCTTGAATTTTATAAGGAAGAATACAATAAAAATAGTACAAATCAATATACATTTGATGGAATGATAGGAAGTAGCAAAAAATTTTTAGGTATTAAAAAAATGGGAATGAGGGCGGCTAAAAACTCTTTTCCAGTTTTGCTAACTGGAGAGACAGGTACAGGAAAGGAAGTCTTTGCTAGGGCGATCCATAATGGCAGTGATAGAAGAAACAAGCCTATGGTTAGCATTAATTGTGGCGCGATTCCTTCTGAACTTTTAGAGTCCGAGTTGTTTGGATATGAAGAAGGCTCTTTTACTGGAGCTAAAAAAGGTGGTAAAGTTGGGAAGTTCCTTCAGGCAGATGGCGGAACCATTTTTCTAGATGAGATTGGAGATATGCCTTCTGATATGCAGGTTAAGCTTTTAAGGGTATTACAGGAAAAAGAGGTCGATAAGATAGGAGGAACTGAACCAGTTTCTGTAGATATAAGGGTTATAGCAGCTACAAGACAAAACCTAGTTAAAATGGTGAGGGAAGGAAAATTTAGAGAAGATTTATACTATAGACTCAATGTTATTAATATTGAGATGGTTCCTTTAAGAGAGAGAAGAGAGGATATACTAATATTTGCAAACTATTTTTTGAACAAAATTAATATTGAATACAAGACTACTACCACTCTAAGTAAGGAAGTTAAACGATGTTTCCAAGGTTATTCATGGCCAGGAAATATAAGGGAATTAGATAATGTTATTAGAAGTTCGTATGCATCATGTGATGAATTTATAATACAATTAACAGATTTGCCTGCCAAAATGGTTTCTAGTCATAATGTGAATAGCTTTTCCGGTTCTGGTGAAAAGATGTTAAAGAATATGGTAGATAGTTATGAGTGCTCTATAATAAAAGAGGTTTTAAAAAAATGTAATTGGAATTGTCAATTAACAGCTAATGAGCTTGGTATTCATAGAAGCCTTTTATATAAAAAGATGGATAAGTTTGGGATTAAAGTAAAGAAAATGCTTTAG
- a CDS encoding cation-translocating P-type ATPase, producing the protein MEFFRKTADEVLKELEVNSDTGLTDRQVLDKEKKYGKNQFSKGEKVSIGRKIIEGLKEPMVLILLVAAFITIGMNIYKYFNGLHAEFTESIGIVVAISISVGIQILMEGKSEKAFDALNNINEDIKVKVLRNGNMDYINKNDVVVGDIVKIETGDKVPADGRLIESSDLKIDESMLTGESIAVAKSANIEVANHRASLPEQVNMVFAGTFVTFGQGVMIVTSVGDNTEMGHIATELKSAMETTTPLQEKLDKLAKSISAIGMAASGLIFLFEIYKIYTNNTLSFDTVQNAFMTSIALIVAAVPEGLPTVIAMTLALNIIKMARSNALVRKLVACETVGCINVICSDKTGTLTKNQMEVIDVWSNGDLVNPSELKNKFMIENFTLNSTADIKIEEGNIKFIGNSTECALLKAFNETICSISPKACPHYMNSNFVCRGECKKYHPTKEEFISYGDVRHYSNIAHQYPFTSDTKSMTTVVSEGEFNRVYTKGSPEKIISLCNRIIVGNKVEPFTDELKERVNNEIIKLQKEAKRVLAFSHREMTEFYEGWGENQQEIESNMIFDGFVSIADPLREDVYDAIEKCKKSGINLKILTGDNIVTATSIAKQLNIVKEDSIIIEAQEIDNMSNEELLEIMDKIIVIARSKPLTKMRIVNLLKENGNVVAVTGDGINDAPALKNADVGIAMGITGTEVSKEASDIILLDDSFSTIVKSVEWGRGIYENFQRFIQFQLTVNLVAVLTVIICEILGRDLPFTTIQLLWVNLIMDGPPALSLGLESLRKHLMEQEPVKRDASIITKSMLYRIITNGLYIVIMLMILINKNVLGGTVEQQSSITFTTFVLFQLFNAFNSRELGDESIFSNLSNNKSMVAIVGATFVLQVFITQFGGDVFKTAPLSIEMWAKVIGYSFSVVVFSEVIKFVKRRVKLRRVN; encoded by the coding sequence ATGGAGTTTTTTAGAAAGACAGCCGATGAAGTCTTAAAGGAACTTGAAGTAAATAGTGACACTGGTTTAACAGACAGGCAAGTATTAGATAAGGAAAAAAAGTATGGAAAAAACCAGTTTTCTAAAGGAGAAAAAGTATCCATCGGTAGAAAAATAATAGAGGGACTTAAAGAGCCAATGGTGCTTATTCTACTTGTAGCGGCTTTTATAACTATAGGAATGAACATATATAAGTATTTTAACGGACTACATGCAGAGTTTACAGAAAGTATAGGTATAGTGGTGGCTATTTCCATTTCTGTAGGTATTCAAATATTGATGGAGGGAAAATCTGAAAAGGCCTTTGATGCCCTTAACAATATTAATGAAGATATAAAAGTGAAGGTTCTTAGAAATGGTAATATGGACTATATCAACAAGAATGATGTTGTAGTGGGGGATATAGTTAAAATCGAAACTGGTGATAAGGTCCCTGCTGATGGTAGGTTAATAGAAAGCTCAGATTTAAAGATTGACGAGTCTATGCTAACAGGAGAAAGCATTGCAGTAGCTAAAAGTGCTAACATAGAGGTTGCAAACCATAGGGCATCCTTACCAGAACAGGTGAACATGGTTTTTGCAGGTACCTTTGTAACCTTTGGACAAGGTGTGATGATAGTAACCTCCGTAGGGGACAATACAGAAATGGGTCATATCGCAACAGAGTTAAAGAGTGCTATGGAAACCACAACCCCTTTACAGGAAAAACTAGACAAATTAGCAAAATCCATATCTGCAATAGGGATGGCTGCGTCAGGACTAATATTCTTGTTTGAGATATATAAAATATATACAAACAATACACTATCCTTTGATACAGTTCAGAATGCATTTATGACTAGTATTGCACTAATAGTGGCTGCAGTACCAGAGGGGTTACCAACAGTTATTGCTATGACATTGGCACTAAACATAATTAAAATGGCAAGGAGTAATGCCCTCGTTAGAAAGCTTGTAGCCTGCGAGACCGTAGGATGTATTAACGTCATTTGTTCCGATAAAACAGGAACCCTCACAAAGAATCAGATGGAAGTTATAGATGTTTGGAGCAATGGCGATTTAGTTAACCCATCGGAATTAAAAAACAAGTTTATGATAGAAAACTTTACACTAAATAGTACAGCAGATATTAAGATAGAAGAGGGAAATATAAAGTTTATTGGTAACTCAACAGAATGTGCTCTTTTAAAGGCATTTAATGAGACTATATGCTCAATAAGCCCTAAAGCCTGTCCCCATTATATGAATAGTAATTTTGTCTGTAGAGGAGAGTGCAAGAAATACCATCCTACTAAGGAAGAATTCATTAGTTATGGTGATGTTAGACATTATTCCAATATAGCACATCAATATCCATTTACATCTGATACTAAGTCAATGACTACTGTAGTATCAGAAGGAGAATTTAATAGAGTATATACTAAAGGAAGTCCAGAAAAGATTATTTCATTATGTAATAGAATAATAGTGGGCAATAAGGTCGAGCCCTTTACAGATGAACTAAAGGAAAGGGTAAATAATGAGATAATAAAGCTACAGAAAGAAGCTAAAAGGGTATTGGCATTTTCTCATAGAGAAATGACTGAATTCTACGAAGGCTGGGGCGAAAACCAACAAGAAATAGAAAGCAATATGATTTTTGATGGTTTTGTTTCTATAGCCGATCCACTAAGAGAAGATGTTTATGATGCAATAGAAAAATGTAAAAAATCTGGTATTAATTTAAAAATATTAACTGGAGATAATATTGTTACTGCAACATCTATAGCAAAGCAACTAAATATAGTTAAAGAGGATAGTATTATTATAGAAGCTCAAGAAATTGATAATATGTCTAACGAAGAATTATTAGAAATAATGGATAAAATAATAGTAATTGCCAGAAGTAAGCCGCTTACAAAAATGAGAATAGTAAACCTGCTTAAGGAAAATGGAAATGTAGTTGCAGTTACTGGTGACGGTATTAACGATGCACCAGCCCTAAAAAATGCAGACGTGGGAATTGCAATGGGTATTACTGGTACAGAGGTTTCAAAGGAAGCCAGTGATATTATACTTTTAGATGATTCCTTCTCTACTATTGTAAAGTCTGTGGAATGGGGAAGGGGTATTTATGAAAACTTCCAGAGGTTTATACAGTTTCAGCTAACAGTTAACCTTGTTGCTGTACTAACTGTTATTATTTGTGAAATACTTGGTCGGGATTTACCCTTTACTACAATACAGTTACTATGGGTAAACTTAATAATGGATGGACCTCCAGCTTTATCATTAGGCTTAGAATCCTTAAGAAAGCATTTAATGGAGCAAGAGCCTGTTAAAAGAGATGCAAGTATAATAACTAAAAGCATGCTCTATAGAATTATAACCAATGGACTATATATAGTTATAATGCTTATGATTCTTATTAACAAAAATGTTCTAGGTGGAACAGTAGAGCAGCAGTCCAGCATAACTTTTACAACCTTTGTTTTATTCCAACTATTTAATGCCTTTAACTCTAGAGAACTAGGAGACGAAAGTATATTTAGCAACTTATCAAACAATAAGTCAATGGTGGCAATTGTAGGTGCAACCTTTGTACTTCAAGTATTTATAACTCAATTTGGTGGAGATGTTTTCAAAACAGCACCATTATCTATTGAAATGTGGGCTAAGGTAATAGGATATTCCTTCTCTGTTGTAGTATTTTCAGAGGTTATAAAATTTGTTAAGAGAAGGGTTAAACTAAGGAGAGTAAATTAA
- a CDS encoding DHHW family protein, whose product MKQKDKAYKRIMATMLPAYIVILLVFNIITSDRTFSEMENRVLEQAPSFNIGQLLHGNFTTNYEKYIADQFAFRDFWIGIKSYSERILGKKDSNGVYLGRDGYLLQNFNKPKEDDFKNNIDIINSFSSSIPEVNKYFMLVPNAVEILKDKLPPYAPVSDQLAFINKVEQSLSTDIKFIDVYNALYSKKDDYIFYKTDHHWTTKGAYYSYKEMGNTMDFIPKEESDFNVEQITDSFFGSLYSKSGFKNIAPDAINLYIPKSEEEYNIDFYGTDKPTTSLYSMDNISKKDKYTIFLGGNHPLIKITTNSNDKEKLLIIKDSYANSIVPFLTGHYREIYMVDLRYYDGNLKEFIESNSIDNLLFLYNGNTFFDDRSIENIM is encoded by the coding sequence TTGAAACAAAAAGATAAGGCATATAAACGTATTATGGCTACTATGCTGCCAGCATATATAGTAATTTTATTAGTTTTTAATATAATAACCAGCGATAGGACATTTTCTGAAATGGAAAATAGGGTTCTTGAGCAGGCTCCCTCCTTTAATATAGGTCAACTTCTACATGGCAATTTTACTACTAATTACGAAAAATATATTGCGGACCAGTTTGCCTTTAGAGACTTTTGGATAGGAATTAAATCCTATAGCGAAAGGATCCTAGGGAAAAAGGACAGTAATGGTGTGTATCTAGGAAGAGATGGCTATTTACTACAAAACTTCAATAAACCAAAGGAAGATGATTTTAAAAATAATATAGACATTATAAATAGCTTCTCTTCCTCAATACCTGAAGTAAATAAATATTTTATGTTAGTACCTAATGCTGTTGAAATATTAAAGGATAAGCTGCCTCCCTATGCCCCTGTCAGCGATCAGCTTGCATTTATTAACAAAGTTGAACAATCTCTTAGTACTGATATTAAGTTTATTGATGTGTACAATGCTTTATATAGTAAAAAAGATGACTATATATTTTATAAGACAGACCACCATTGGACAACTAAAGGGGCCTACTACAGCTACAAAGAAATGGGCAATACAATGGATTTTATTCCAAAGGAAGAATCTGATTTTAATGTAGAGCAAATTACAGATAGCTTTTTTGGATCATTATATTCTAAGAGTGGATTTAAAAACATAGCGCCGGATGCAATTAATTTATATATACCAAAGTCTGAAGAAGAGTATAATATTGATTTCTATGGAACCGATAAGCCAACTACATCACTTTACAGTATGGATAATATAAGCAAAAAGGATAAATATACTATATTTTTAGGAGGAAACCACCCTCTTATTAAAATAACTACTAATAGTAATGATAAAGAAAAACTACTTATTATTAAGGATTCCTATGCTAACTCTATAGTTCCTTTTCTAACAGGACATTATAGAGAAATCTATATGGTGGATTTAAGATACTATGACGGTAACCTAAAAGAGTTTATTGAATCCAATAGTATAGATAATCTATTATTTCTTTATAATGGAAACACATTCTTTGATGATAGATCTATTGAAAATATTATGTAA
- a CDS encoding MBOAT family O-acyltransferase produces MLFSTFFDYLNGLLIDKHRNHRYIPKAVLITSVIVNLGILGFFKYYGFVVDNINGLFNLNIAIKSLPLPVGISFYTFQTLSYTIDVYTNKAPVQKNIISFGTYVTMFPQLVAGPIVKYGDIAYQMNNRRESIDLFGEGAELFIIGLTKKVLLANNIGLLWTNIKETPLAELSILSAWLGIIAFTFQIYFDFSGYSDMALGLGKMFGFNLMKNFDYPYISKSVTEFWRRWHISLGEWFREYVYIPLGGNRMGSLKQYRNLFVVWFLTGLWHGASWNFVLWGLYFGVFVTLEKIFLLKWLKNRPKFIGHIYTLLVVIIGWVLFEFENMYEGAYFIKTMFGLGKHMLFDRHGLYYLYTNAMLFILLILCSTPFLNNLSSKIKDKLKSISVIAMPLIYLLFLFLCTAYLVNESYNPFLYFRF; encoded by the coding sequence ATGTTATTTTCTACATTCTTTGATTATTTGAATGGCTTGCTAATAGACAAACATAGGAATCATAGGTATATCCCTAAAGCTGTTTTAATTACTTCTGTAATTGTAAACCTAGGAATACTAGGTTTTTTTAAATACTACGGCTTTGTTGTAGACAATATAAATGGACTTTTTAATTTAAATATTGCAATAAAGAGCCTACCTCTACCCGTAGGTATATCTTTTTATACTTTTCAAACTTTGTCCTATACAATAGATGTATATACAAATAAGGCTCCAGTACAAAAAAATATAATATCCTTTGGAACCTATGTAACTATGTTCCCACAATTGGTGGCGGGTCCTATAGTTAAATATGGAGACATTGCCTATCAGATGAATAATAGAAGAGAAAGTATAGATTTATTTGGTGAAGGAGCAGAGTTATTTATTATAGGCTTAACTAAGAAAGTGCTGTTAGCAAATAATATTGGACTTCTTTGGACTAATATTAAAGAGACGCCACTAGCAGAACTTTCCATATTATCTGCATGGCTTGGAATAATTGCCTTTACATTTCAAATATACTTCGACTTTAGCGGATATTCGGATATGGCTTTGGGCCTTGGAAAGATGTTTGGATTTAATCTAATGAAAAATTTTGATTATCCCTATATATCTAAAAGTGTGACGGAATTTTGGAGAAGATGGCATATTTCCCTAGGTGAATGGTTTAGAGAATATGTGTATATTCCTCTAGGTGGTAACAGAATGGGTAGTCTAAAGCAGTATAGAAACCTATTTGTAGTATGGTTCTTAACAGGCCTATGGCATGGAGCCAGCTGGAATTTTGTTTTATGGGGCTTGTATTTCGGTGTTTTTGTAACTTTAGAGAAAATATTTTTATTAAAATGGCTTAAAAATCGTCCAAAGTTTATAGGCCATATCTATACTTTACTAGTGGTAATAATCGGATGGGTATTGTTTGAGTTTGAAAATATGTATGAAGGTGCTTATTTTATAAAAACAATGTTTGGATTAGGAAAACATATGTTATTTGATAGACATGGTCTATACTATCTTTATACAAATGCTATGCTCTTTATACTTCTCATTCTATGCTCTACACCATTTTTGAACAATTTATCTTCTAAAATAAAGGACAAACTAAAGAGCATATCTGTAATAGCTATGCCTTTAATATATTTACTGTTCTTGTTTTTATGTACTGCTTATTTAGTAAATGAAAGCTATAATCCATTTCTTTATTTTAGATTTTAG
- a CDS encoding DUF4358 domain-containing protein — protein sequence MKITMNNNNIIKNTFKTILLAILSLTFLLGCSSEKAIAKAPTIEEITNEIEEAIDISEMKKGDINKLEKLYDINEDEVEDFVLYTASTNIKADEIAIIKVKDENNIESIKEKISTRISDQGSIFESYLPEEYFLIEKHVLKSKGNYVLLVVSKDAAKVEGIFDNSFK from the coding sequence ATGAAAATAACTATGAATAACAATAATATAATTAAAAATACATTTAAAACCATTTTATTAGCAATCCTATCTCTTACTTTTCTGCTCGGCTGTTCCTCAGAAAAAGCGATAGCTAAGGCTCCCACTATAGAGGAAATTACTAATGAAATAGAAGAAGCTATAGACATATCTGAAATGAAAAAGGGTGATATTAATAAGCTTGAAAAACTATATGATATTAATGAAGATGAGGTAGAGGACTTTGTCCTATATACTGCTTCTACAAACATTAAAGCGGATGAGATTGCCATTATTAAAGTTAAAGATGAAAACAATATAGAGTCTATTAAAGAAAAAATATCTACTAGAATAAGTGATCAAGGTTCAATTTTTGAAAGTTATCTACCAGAGGAATATTTTTTAATAGAAAAGCATGTATTAAAAAGCAAAGGTAATTATGTACTACTTGTAGTATCGAAGGATGCTGCAAAAGTAGAAGGTATATTTGATAATTCTTTTAAATAA
- a CDS encoding GDSL-type esterase/lipase family protein, which translates to MKIKQSRSKRRQKYIRRRITVSLALTLILLSTFFLIKNYIIKNMDNLGVLKSITAFGISNKDKTIINESKNNDNLNKIEDIEEDTSKKTPNYIDDSIIIAPNTEGNTSKSDKETNNKPNENSNIPKKDILDTSEDINYKEVFGSSLFIGDSITEGLSHYELLDEETVIAKLGFTLLKANKELSNIKTLKPENVFILLGTNEVESNMSSEKFIKNYTELINNIKDKYPEASIYVQSILPVDPKVQKKLPFVTTARIQEFNSAIIEMAKNESLNYLNVASVLENIDKDLHESDGIHFKYPFYKLWLNYLHNNI; encoded by the coding sequence ATGAAGATAAAGCAAAGTCGAAGTAAAAGAAGACAAAAATATATTAGAAGACGTATTACTGTTTCATTAGCTCTGACTCTAATACTTCTATCAACCTTCTTTTTAATAAAGAATTATATAATAAAAAATATGGACAATCTAGGTGTACTAAAGAGCATAACAGCTTTTGGTATATCAAATAAGGACAAAACAATAATCAATGAATCAAAGAATAATGACAATCTAAATAAGATTGAAGATATAGAGGAGGATACTAGCAAAAAAACTCCTAATTACATAGATGATAGCATTATTATAGCACCTAATACAGAAGGAAACACTTCAAAATCAGATAAGGAAACAAATAATAAGCCTAATGAAAATAGTAATATACCAAAAAAAGATATATTAGATACTAGTGAGGATATAAACTATAAAGAAGTTTTTGGGAGCTCCTTATTTATAGGGGATTCTATAACAGAAGGTCTATCCCACTATGAGCTTTTAGATGAAGAAACAGTTATTGCTAAGCTAGGGTTTACCCTTTTAAAAGCAAATAAAGAACTTAGTAACATAAAAACCTTAAAACCAGAGAATGTTTTTATATTGTTAGGAACTAATGAAGTTGAATCCAATATGAGCAGTGAGAAATTTATTAAAAATTACACTGAGCTAATAAATAATATTAAGGATAAATATCCAGAAGCAAGTATCTATGTTCAATCCATACTACCCGTAGATCCAAAGGTGCAAAAAAAGCTACCCTTTGTTACTACTGCTAGAATACAAGAATTTAATAGTGCTATTATAGAAATGGCTAAAAATGAAAGTCTAAATTATCTTAATGTAGCTTCTGTATTGGAAAATATAGATAAGGATCTTCATGAAAGCGATGGCATCCACTTTAAATATCCATTTTATAAACTTTGGTTAAATTATTTACATAACAATATTTAA
- a CDS encoding FAD-dependent oxidoreductase has product MEQYYSPDKGFTKEPESYWIASTGTTDYPALQEDITVDVAIVGGGITGITSGYLLKKEGLTVAIIDADHIANGTTGHTTAKITSQHDLIYDKMIKQIGIEKAKQYAESNEQAIKFIAQIVEEKNIDCDFSWQNAYVYTQSDGYVEQIKNEVKAAQELGIKASYVEDLPLPFPIKAAVQFEGQAKFHPRKYLLSLAEDIAGDGSYIFENTKAVGIEEGEKCSVVAENGKKITASKIIIASHYPFSNIRGLYVARIYQERAYIVAIKAKSKFPDGMYINAERPARSLRSHPFGDDQELVLVVGENHKTGHGNDINTHYENLIDFANENFEVEEVLYRWSAQDCMTMDDIPFIGSINSAHPNIYIATGFKKWGMTSSTVSAMILKDLIVNGESPWAEVYDPSRFINAGSIWTFIKENLDVAVNLIWGKLSPGSINPDIEKGQGKVIDIDGQKVGAYRDEEGKLYFVNTTCTHMGCEVKWNDAERTWDCPCHGSRFSPIGDVIEGPAFGPLEKIEVD; this is encoded by the coding sequence ATGGAACAATATTATTCTCCAGATAAAGGCTTTACTAAAGAACCTGAATCCTATTGGATTGCTTCCACGGGCACTACTGATTATCCCGCTTTACAAGAAGACATTACCGTAGATGTAGCCATTGTAGGTGGAGGTATAACAGGGATTACCTCTGGTTATTTACTGAAAAAGGAAGGTTTAACCGTTGCTATTATTGATGCCGACCATATTGCTAATGGAACTACAGGACATACAACAGCTAAAATTACTTCTCAACACGATTTAATTTACGATAAAATGATTAAGCAAATAGGTATAGAAAAAGCTAAACAATATGCTGAGTCCAACGAACAAGCTATAAAGTTTATTGCTCAAATTGTAGAAGAAAAAAATATTGATTGCGATTTTAGTTGGCAAAATGCATATGTATATACACAGTCCGATGGATATGTGGAACAAATTAAAAATGAAGTTAAAGCTGCCCAAGAATTAGGAATTAAAGCTTCCTATGTAGAAGACCTACCACTACCTTTTCCAATAAAAGCCGCAGTACAATTTGAAGGACAAGCAAAATTTCATCCACGCAAATATTTATTAAGCCTAGCAGAAGATATTGCTGGAGATGGCAGCTATATTTTTGAAAATACTAAGGCAGTTGGTATCGAAGAAGGTGAAAAGTGTTCTGTAGTTGCGGAAAATGGTAAAAAAATTACTGCCTCAAAAATAATAATAGCCTCACACTATCCCTTCTCTAATATAAGAGGTCTGTACGTTGCTAGAATTTATCAAGAAAGAGCCTATATTGTGGCTATTAAAGCAAAATCTAAGTTTCCGGATGGCATGTATATAAATGCAGAGCGGCCAGCCCGGTCTTTACGTTCCCATCCATTTGGTGATGATCAAGAACTTGTATTGGTAGTAGGTGAGAACCATAAAACAGGTCATGGAAATGATATAAATACACATTATGAAAACCTAATTGACTTTGCAAATGAAAACTTTGAAGTTGAAGAAGTTTTATATAGATGGTCTGCCCAAGACTGTATGACAATGGATGATATCCCCTTTATAGGTAGCATTAACTCTGCTCATCCTAATATTTATATAGCAACAGGATTTAAAAAATGGGGGATGACTAGCAGTACTGTATCTGCAATGATTTTAAAGGATCTTATTGTAAATGGTGAAAGTCCTTGGGCTGAAGTTTATGATCCGTCTAGATTTATAAATGCTGGGTCAATATGGACATTTATTAAAGAAAATTTAGATGTTGCAGTAAATCTTATTTGGGGCAAACTCTCTCCTGGCTCTATTAATCCTGATATTGAAAAAGGACAGGGAAAGGTTATAGATATAGACGGACAAAAAGTAGGCGCATACAGAGATGAAGAAGGAAAACTATACTTTGTGAATACTACCTGTACCCATATGGGATGTGAAGTCAAATGGAATGATGCAGAAAGAACTTGGGACTGCCCATGCCATGGTTCTAGATTTTCCCCTATTGGTGATGTAATAGAAGGCCCTGCTTTTGGACCTTTAGAAAAAATAGAGGTTGACTAA